Within Triticum dicoccoides isolate Atlit2015 ecotype Zavitan chromosome 1B, WEW_v2.0, whole genome shotgun sequence, the genomic segment TAGTACATCTGTTGTCTATCATGCATGGTGATTTTGTATTTGCCTCTCCGCAAGGCCCGTGCATCATGAAGTTTTCAACAGCTTCATATCCGTCCGGATCGACATCTTTGTCTGGGATCTCTGTACTGATTATTTGGTTGATTTCTGTTGGTCCTTTGCACTTGTAATTCTCCTTGAGAAATACCAATATGTGCGCATGCGGGAGTCCCCTCTTTTGGAACTCTATTGTGTAGATAACTGCATTGATTGAATATATAGTTTTATTTTGTTAAAATTTGGAATCATTTTAATAAATAGATAAAGGCTATTGTGTGCTTAAAAATTGAAACATTAGGTGCTATTAGTTAGCGATTAGTAGTCGACTGATCTTACTTGCTATAGTTTCTCCAAAGTGTTTCTTCACAATGATATCTCTCCTTAGCTCCTTTAGTTTTATCATGAATACTCGGTCAACAATATCTGGTCGGTCGGTTGGCTTGAGGCCTCCTCCTGCTTCATCTAGCATGTATTGGATCTCAGGCCACTTTGCATTGCATGTGAATGTTATAAATAGGTCTGGATATCCAGCCCACCGGCATATTGCAAATGCGTCTTGCAAGTTTTGTGCCTTGTTTCGTCTACCTCCTGTATAAGATGAAGGTACAATTATCCTCTTTCTGACTTGCTCTGTTCTGGTGTCCCCTCGCTCAATCGTGTCCTGCAGTCCACTGTAAAGTTCAGTTCGTAGCTTCCCTTGATTATTCCTGATCCAGTTTAGTCTGTTTTGCTCAATGCATGTGTAAACATCCACCCAAAATTGAAGCGATAGATGTCTAGACATTAGCAATGACATTCCTTGGTCGGGTCTTTGCTGTAGGTAGTATGCATAGTAGTCTAGCATAGTTACATATTTCCTGCTTTTGTCACCTTCTTTTGTTCGCTTGTAAGGTATTTCAAGCTTGAATCCATCTTCTCCGTATGGAAACAACAACGGGTATTGCATTGACATTAATTTCGGATGGATTTCCGATATTCTGTGAGGTTCCATATCTTTGTACTCGACAACAATGTCTCGTCCTTCGCTCTCTCCAGTAGGGTCTCTTACAACTAATGCCGCAacttctgatgcagatggaaggttgTGTGTTCCGTTCCTTTTCCCAAGTATTCGAATCGTGTAATCGTGGTAGTCTTCTTCTTTGAATCTATCTCTTGCCATTCTGAATGACTTTGCAAGGATGTTGTTCTCATCAAGCATTTCTTGTAGTGCAGGGTCCACCGTTGTTTTTTTATCATTGCATCTTGAAGCATCTATCCTGTTTTGCACCTCATTTTCTGTCTGATAGATGTATAGCTGGGCAAATCGAGGTTTGTTACCTTCTTCAGGTAGAAGAGTTCCAATATGGTGGTAGTTCTGGCCATACAGTCTAAAAACATATGGTCCTTTGCCTTTGTTTATTTCTTTGTCAACAGTTCCTCCCATTGACGTGAATGAGAACATTGAGTTGTATGACCTTATATTTTCTCTGAAGTTTGTTGCATCACTTCCTTCACCTGTTAATAGCCCTGCGAGGTAAGGTAGAGGATATGCTATCTTTGGTAGGTCAATTTTACCTTGTTTGCAGCAAATTCCGAAAGAAGGTTTTTTGGTTCCTCTATGAGAATTTAATCTTTCTTCACACCATAGTATTGCATTGCAATGTTCGCATCTATATGTTGGCTTTCCGAAGTTCCATATTGTGCTATAATAACTTCCGGACGTAGTGCTGCTGGTTCTTTCTATGATGTTGCTTTCAAGCTCATTGTCGCTTGCATTTGTTCTTGCACGCTTGACATCTTTTCTTTCTTTGATTTGTTCCTTTCTCTTACGTGAAGCATCTTCTTCTGTTTTATCGGTTGTTTCATGTGTATTCCTGCATCTCTTACTCCTTTTTTGTTGGAGTTGTTGTTTCCTCCTGATAATAGCTTCTCTAGCTTCTTTTGTAAGTTGGCCTGCTGATTTTGTTGCGCATTGTCCCTGCATTTCTTTAACGGATATTCTTTTAGCAATATAGTATAATATAGTTGAATTCTAATTTATGCATAATGTCGTCAAGAGGCTAACAATATATGCAATAAATAGGAGATGCTGGCTGCATGGCGACAACCTATAATACTTATCGATCATGCTTTCAGGATTACTGTGTTTTGTGGTTTGAGCTGTGGTGTATGGCATTATTGGAGTGACAGTGTGCTTGTTTCTCAGTGAACGACAATTGTTCCATGGGAATTACTAAGGCAAAGTACTCTCTAAAATAATTATTAGCAATATACGTAAAGTTATTAGGTTCTGCAATATTAACAAAGGTAAATATTTGAAATGTATATGTTAGAAATGTACAAAAAAATTAGTGTGCATTACATGAAGATTGTAAAATCTCAATGATATACCTGATAATGTTTTCTTGTCTTTGTTTTTCTAATTTTGTAAAGCTTCACACACATGTGCTAATTATTGTCGTAATTGTATCTTTGCTGCAAAGCAAATCCTGTAGCGATCCAGGAAAATATTTTATACCATGTACAAATTATTAGAGCATATATTTTTATTGCTGCAATGACTTTATCAGTATGTGAGTCACTTTTAGTTCATCACAGAAGTTGGTACTATTTTctcaaagaaaataaagtttatgtgAAGAGCCAAGGCAAGacatgtgtgtgtgtctatatatgtaAAAATTAGGAGGTTGCTTTGAACCGGTGGTAAGTATTAGTTTTCCACGGAAAGAATTTACCTTCTAATCTGAAGTGTGGCAAGGCTGATTTGTGTGCAACTTCTTCCAGCGATTCAATGCAGGTCGATTCTGAGATGATACGATCCCTTGGTTAATCGACGAAGTGTATGTTCCTGCAATTTAAGAGCAGTACGCTAACGTGCTCGTATCAGCCTATTCGATATGGAGTAGGAATGGAATTCATAAAGATTACGGTATAGAGAGAAAATTTCCAAACCCAGAGAAAAATTCCAAAGCCAACATACACCACGTATGAAGCCTATTTAGGCCCAACAGTTTTGATGCAGGCCCATTTAGACCACCCGTATAAACAACCCGTACAGGTATCATCTACGTGTAAAATCTTCTTGTTTGGTAAAAAAACTCTTCTCTCGCAGCTTATTCGATCCCCACCAGCATCCTTATCCATCCGCATGCAGCACCTCTTCCGATTAGCTGCTGTTGAAGATTTCATTCCTCGCCACCACAGAACCAATTCCCAATCCATCTCCACTTCTCCATTCATTTCTTTGAATCTCTTCCATTACTGGTGCAGTTGGTGGTTGCGCGGAGTACGCGGACGCGTTCGTTTTGTTGGATGTGGATCCTTGAAGACCTCGTCGAATCCGGCGGAGTGGCCATGGGGAGTAGTAGGGAAAACACGGGGCTGCACTGCTCAATCTCCTCATGGCCGGCGGCTAAGCCATGGCAGATTTGCTGTAGTTTGGCCTCATGTAGGAGGCTGTGTGGGAACCAATTGGTGGGAACTCACCAAGTCGCCTACTGATGATGAATTGTTGGATCTGACATCCGAGGTACGGGCCAGAGTTTGGGTTTGCTAATATTGTCCTCATAGGTATTAAAGTGGCAATGGTGAAACCTTAGTATAAGTAGATTGTGGAATACGAATAGCAGCACACGACCGTGAGATGCTGGCCTTCTCATTTCTGGTGCTGTCAGACTACTACCACATGTAAGTGCCAGCTGATGATATGCATCATATGTAATGAAGATTATTTCTTGTACTTTATTTGTAGCAGTGTTGTACTACATAGTATTTTAATTTGCTCTTAGCAAGAAATAATCTATTCATGATGCCTTTTCTTCTAAAAAAGGCTTTATgaacctaaagtgcatgtctgaatGTATTTCTAAAATTTACAATATGAATTGCTTTTGATAGTGTTGTATCGATGTTTTTCGTGATATTTTAGTTTTTGAAAAACCTTTTTTGAAAATTAGTTTGATGGATTATTCTGCTATTGGTAATTAGATTACCTTTTGTGTGTTAATATGTCACCTTGGATAGTAATCTGGGTATAGGTTTGTTGAGCAGAAGCTTACATATTGAATTTTCTCAAGTAACTTCTGGTCACCCTATCAAGTAACTGAGAAACAATCTTCCAGTTGCCAACAATTTTTAGTGACCTAAGCAATTAATGTGATTTGATATTATATTTGCTTTGCTGCTAAGTCTGAATGTGGGAACTTTGTTTTTGGTCAGAATTGTGCCGCCGGGCAAAGCTAGCGTTATGTACATATCCGGTTGTGCTATGAAGTTACTGAAGCAAGGTATATTCATGTCTATTATGCTGGCCCCATATTGATTTGCCAAAGTGAATCCTAATGCGTCAATCTCTGGTCTTGTAGTATGTTCCTATCTATTGTGCTGTCCTTGTACTGATTTGGATACAATAGCATGTATATAAAGGAAACTACATGAAGACAATTTTCGATCTGTTTTAGACTAAGAACATTGCTAACATCCACTCCCTCAATCTAATACGTATCCTTGCTATCCTGGTTGATGTCAAGTACTCTTACTTATCTTGGTCGATACAAATAGATTGCCATAATATTTATTTCATAAGCTACTAATCCAAATATTATCTAGACAGGATCCTTGTTCTTCTCGGCCTTGCTTTTCGTacgtcatcttcatcttcaggcaCTGTATTTTTGGCTTTGGCTTTAACTTGTTTCTTGTTCTCACTGACAGCTTTTTTCTTTTGTTCTGGCAAATTCGTCTTAGTGCATTCATCCTCTGAGTCATCTGAGGATATTACAACAGATCTCAGTCTCCTTTTATTGCCACTACGGAGCtgacgtgatgacgatgatgatcttTTGTCTTGCTGCTTGTCTTTGGTTAATGTGGATTCATTGCTGTCATATGGCTCCTCTTTCACATGCACCAGTTTGCAGGAAGGTGAAACTTTATTATTCTGTGACTGCATACATATACATTTTCAAAATAAGACACATCTCTAAAATTTGAAGTTTGTATCGTCAAAAAGTCAATCACCTTTTTATCTGGCATGTTCTACTTCTTCATTAACATAGtgtctacatcatcatccatcaaTTCCTGTGCAACAAATGTAATATGAATTGGTTAAGGAATTCTAAAGATGGTACTTTATTTTTGAAACAAAGGTAATGAAACTTTTACCTCCTCGGCTTTATCGTTCAAATAGAGCATCTCAAGCCTATCATCAGGCACAAATGTTCTCTTTACTGCATAGTTTTGTGTGCCAAATGTGAGATTACTATCACTGAGCCTGAATCGAAATATTAATTTTTTCCACATAATTGTTGAATAATCTTTGGGGCTTCTTCTGTTTTCCCATCTAGTGAGTCCAGCAAGTCAGATGCAGATGTATTAAGCAATCTTGCAGCCTCCTCGTCAAATAAACTGCAACTTGTAGTAGATGTATGATCACTAATTTGGAGTTGAATACGATACCTAACATACCATTCATGTTAGTGGAGAGTAAATATAATATAACACTTACTGTTTATATTTAAGTAATATAATATGCTTACCGAGGTGTGACATTTTTTGGATATATACCACAACTCTTGCAATAATACTTGTTGGTTTCCTTGATAACCATTTTGGGACAGTTATCACATGACATGTACCACCATTGAATATTTTCTTGCAACCGATCTACTGTAGCTATTGTCGTGAACACAAAATCCTGAAAAGAATCAACGTTAGCATTGGGGTAGGGGTGGGGGATTAAGTGACATATATAAATTCAAAATGGTTCCATTGTTACTAATATTGAACAAATTGTCAATGCAGGTCTTAACTCGTTCTCGCAAAAATTGATGATAGCCTTTATTGAAACTCCAATGAATTACCTGGTCTTGCCGGTTTTCGTGCCTCATTTTAGTAAGTTCTTGCAATGTTCTCCGCCTGTAAAACATTTGTTCTTCTAGAGTTCCCTGATTACTTCTATCTATACTCATCATTTTTGGTAAGGTTACTTGTGTTGAGTCCCTGCACATATATAAAACAAATAATAATATGTACAATCGTGAATCAACATGAGTCACTATTCatgagtgggaatttttaattggtAGTGTTTCATACCTTTCAAGAAGTTCTTGTGCTTCTGGTATATCCAGATCTATATATATTCTGGTGGCACTGGTTGACTTTAGGCACAAACCTATTTAATTAACCAATTAGAATTTGTAAATGATAAGAGTAGCATCTAAGATTTATGGACTTACCATTGAATCTCTGCACCATCGTTGATGTAATAATAATGACAGTTTGGCTGCCAATTACATCCTCGGTCAAAAAATAAGCAAACTTTCCCCATAACGTGATTCTGATTTTATCACCCCTAAAGAATTTAATTCGAGAAGTTAGTGTTAATCACATGGGGTAGGCGTAGTTAAATTTCAGACATGCATATGCATATGCACTTACTCCGGCATTAGTATTTCAATCTCGCGGATATATGAAGGTTGTGGGCTCTTTTTTGTTATTCTTGTCTCCACGGGCTTCATTTTTGTTAGAAGTCCAATGACATATGTTTATTTGGAAATTATAGTAATATAACAATTAGAAATATCAATTATTTGGAAGCCATAATTACAACTATAAACATACCTGACCATTGTGTATCTTTTCCTGCCCTTTCTTCAAGTGTCTCCATGGTAGCAAACTCGAAGCAATAGTCCGGAAAAACTTCTGGAGATCCTTTTATCTCCTTTACCTTTGTATTGTATGCAAAAAATATTTTAATTTCATTGCTCACTGGCCTATATTTTGTGGATTCCACAACCTTAAAATTACTGAATCCATAAATAGACTTCTCATTGATCTTTGATTTAAAAGTGTCTATTAGATTCTTCCATATAGTAGCATGAATTGTTTCACCCTATAAAAACAAACAATTATGGTTAGTAACTGTTGCTTAATCTGAAAAAAATCCAATTAACTATATTGAAAAATAGACCTGCTCATCCATGAGTATCATATCTAGGCTAATAAGCTCATCGGTAGTAGGATTAACTGAATCCCAAA encodes:
- the LOC119337665 gene encoding uncharacterized protein LOC119337665 isoform X1: MLAFSFLVLSDYYHIIVPPGKASVMYISGCAMKLLKQGSLFFSALLFCIHPLSHLRILQQISVSFYCHYGADVMTMMIFCLAACLWLMWIHCCHMAPLSHAPVCRKVLTRSRKN
- the LOC119337665 gene encoding uncharacterized protein LOC119337665 isoform X2, which gives rise to MLAFSFLVLSDYYHIIVPPGKASVMYISGCAMKLLKQGSLFFSALLFCIHPLSHLRILQQISVSFYCHYGADVMTMMIFCLAACLWLMWIHCCHMAPLSHAPVCRS